TCGAATCGGGAGCACCTTTTGGGATTAAGCCCATCGGCTTAGGCGCTAGAGATACGCTACGTTTAGAAATGGGGTTTTGTCTTTATGGAAATGATATTGATGACACTACCTCTCCTTTGGAAGCTGGCTTGGGATGGGTTACCAAATTTACCAAAGACTTTGTCAATGCCGATGCGTTGAAAAGACAAAAAGAAGAAGGTGTTACACGTAAATTGGTAGGTTTTGAAATGGTTGAACGGGGCATCCCCAGACATGGCTACGAAATTGTTGACGCAAATGATCTGGTTATTGGAAGAGTAACATCTGGCACCCAGTCGCCAACTTTACAAAAATCTATTGGATTAGGTTATGTTAAAAAGGAGTACAGCAAAGAAGGTACCGATATTTTCATTAAGATTCGGGATAAAAAAGTCAAAGCAACCATAAATAAACCTCCTTTTATTAAGTAGTTTATATATTCAGAAACATTAAAATTAATACACGTTTTGCTTGATACAACGAGAAATATAGCAGTTTGTCTTAGTCCTGCTTTACTTCATTTGCATGATGTAAAAAACAGTATAGTAGTAGTCATCGATATATTTAGGGCCTCCTCTTCAATGTGTTATGGTCTTGCGAATGGCGCAGAAAGTATTATTCCGGTTGCTGAGGTTTCAACGTGCGCAATTTATAAAGATCATGGGTACTTGCTGGCTGCTGAAAGAAATGGTGAGATAGTAGACGGTTTCGATTTTGGAAACTCCCCCTTTTCATATACCAGGGAAAAAGTAGCAGGAAGAACTATTGTATTAACTACTACTAATGGAACGAAAGCCATACATTTATCACGTGAGGCGAAAAGAGTCGTAATAGGATCGTTTTTAAATTTAACTGCTCTTTGTAATTGGCTCGATCAACAGGAAGAAAACGTTCTGCTGGTTTGTGCTGGATGGAAAGACAATTTCAATTTAGAGGACACCGCATACGCGGGCGCGATAACAGAAAACTTAGGTGACAAATACCAGAAAGCGGATGATGCTTCGATAATGGCAGAGAATCTATACAAAACGGTCAAAGAAGACTTATCGGGGTTCCTAGCACAGAGTGCTCATAGCCAGCGATTGAAAAAACTAAATATCCAGCGGGATATTGATTTTTGTTTGCAGATAGATACCCTGCAAACCATTCCTATTTTGCAGGGAGACCGATTGGTAGAATTGAAGGATTAATCCTTCAATTCTTCTATTAGAACTTCACATCTAGATGCGACCAGCTGATAAACGGTTTCGAACAAATTATCATCATAGTAGGGGTCTGGCACAATGCCATCTTCTAAAAACAACTTCACCTTTGTTTTTTCTTCAGCTGTTTTAGCTAAGGCTACTACGTCTCTTAGGTTTTGGCGATCCATTACCAATATATGGTCATACCTTGCAAAATCACGCTCATTAAATTGTCTTGCCCGTTGTTGGCTAATATCTACTCCATATTTTTTTGCAACAGCAACTGATCGTTTATCTGGGCATTGCCCTATATGCCAATTCCCGGTACCTGCAGAATCGATTTCCCAACCAAGTTCTTTTTCCTTGACCATATGCGCAAGTACTCCATGAGCCAAAGGAGATCTACAAATATTACCTAAACAAACCATTAATATTTTCATTCGAATAATTTCTTTTAAATGGCAATGAAGCTTGCATGAGCCGAACTTCTAAAATTGCAAGGTAAAAATACTACCTTTTCCTTCTTCGGAATGGACTGCAATATTCCCCTTATGGACCAACATTATCTGCTTACTTAAGGTCAACCCCACCCCACTCCCACTTTTACGAGTGGTAAAGAAAGGAATAAAAATATTTTCTAACAAATCCTGAGGTATTCCGCTACCGTTGTCAGTTACTTTAATCTGTGGATTACCATTATTTGCAAGAGCAGCAACACTTATATAAGGATTCTCCACGCTCTTAACGGCTTCAACAGCATTTAACAACAAATTAATTAACACCTGTTCTATTAAATTGACATCTAAGGCCAGTTGCAATCCAGGATCTTTAAGGATAATATCGAGTTCAATATTCTTTTGAATCAGTGAAGGTTCCATCAGCTGGTAGAGATTTTCAAATAGATCTGCAGCGTACACTGTTGTAATTGTAGGCTGCGAAATTTTATTTAAACTGCGATAGGTTTCTGCAAATTTCAATAGACCTTCACTTCTCCGTTTTATGGTTTCGGTTCCCAAACGGATGTCATCCAGCTCCTCACCGTTGGGCAATCCTTCCAATCGTTTCTTTAAGGTATCAGCCAGCGAAGAAATAGGAGCTATAGAATTCATAATCTCATGTGTTAGCACGCGTAGCAACTTTTGCCAAGCTTGTGATTCGGTTACATCCAATGCCTCGCTGATGTTTTGAAAGGCTACTAGGCGGTAATGACCTTCGGTTGTTTGAAAACTGCTCGCAGAAAGCTGTAGTTTCAGCATCCCTCTGGGTGTAGGCACGGTAAACAAATTCGTTTCTCCAGAAGGAATCTGCATAATTTTTTCATAGAGTTCTGGGTTTCGTTTATGTAATCCCGTAATTTTTGACAAATAAGGTATATTGAAAAGCTCTTTAAAAGCCTCATTCATCCATATTACTTTTTCAGTTCGCTCATCGTAGGAAAGGATAGCGGTACTAACAAGTTCCAATATTTTCTGTAAATATTGGTATTGGGTTTCTCGTTCACTACTTATTTTTTTAAATACACCGTTAATTTCGTTAAATGCTCCTCTTAAGGGTTTTATTTCCGGACCGGCATGCTGTAACGGGAAAAAGCGTGTAAAATCCCTATAGCGGGCCGCCTCAGCAAATTCTTCCAATTCTCTGCATGCTCTTAGTTGAGACCGAAAATTTAAAGTTAATATCCATATACAAATTGGGAATAAAAGTAAAGCATAGAGGTAGTGATTACGCAGTAGTAACCAACAAAATAAAACCACTACAGCAAAAAGGAGCAAGGCCCTAAAAATAATCAAAAGACGTAATCGATTCATCAGATATTATACTTACTCAAACGTCTGTAAAGGGCGGTACGTGTTAGCCCCAGTTCCTGCGACGCTTTACTGATGTTGCCGTTATGCTTTTCAATCACTTTCATTATCGTATTCTTTTCCATCTCAACCAAGTTGTACTCGTCCTGTTCATCAATTTTTCCAGGGGCATTTCGTTCGATCGGTGAAAAAATGATATCCTCGGGTGTTAGTGTCTCCCCATCGGCCATAATAATAGCTCTTTCTATGCTGTATTGTAGTTCTCGCACGTTTCCCGGATAGTGGTATCGCAACAACTTCTCTTCTGTTTTTCTATCCAGCTCGGGAACAGATTTAGCATACTTTAGCGCATAACGCTGTACGAAATGCCGAGCTAGTAATAACACATCATCCCCTCTTTCCCGAAGCGGAGGCACTTGTACCTCCACGGTATTAATTCTATAAATGAGGTCTTTTCTAAACTGGTTTTCGTTTGCCAGTGCCGAAAGGGGCATATTGGTAGCACATAGTAGGCGAATATCTACGGGAATGGATTTGTTGCTTCCCAATGGTATTACCTGTCTGTTCTGCAAGACACTCAGCAATTTGGCTTGCTGTTGCAAGGAGATGTTCCCAATCTCATCGAGAAACAAAGTGCCTTTATCTGCAGCTTCAAAGCGCCCTAGGCGATCTTCTCTCGCATCAGTAAAGGCCCCTTTCTTATGTCCAAAAAGCTCACTCTCAAATAATGTATCAGTCAGCGCTCCTACATCCACTTTCACATATGGCATAGCAGCCCGATGTGATGAACGATGAATCATGTCTGCTATCACGTCTTTTCCTGTTCCATTTTCGCCCAATATTAAGATGTTGGCATCGGTAGGTGCAATCTTACTGATCTTATGCAAAAGCAATTTCATAACTTCCGACTCTCCGATTAGGTCGCTGCTCATCATTTTTGAAGGCTCTGGCTTCTTTTTTGACTGCTTTTTATTGAGTATATCGGCAATCACGTTCAAAAGTTGTTCATTTTGCCAAGGTTTAACAATAAAGTCTGTAGCCCCTTGCTTCAACGATGTAACAGCCAAATCGATGGCGCCGTAGGCAGTGATCATAATGACCGGCATGTCTGGTCGGATTTTTTTTATTCGATTCAGCCAGAACAATCCTTCATTCCCTGTATTTATAGCACTTTTAAAATTCATATCCAGCAACACCAGATCTATGGCGTCACGTGACAAAATTGCCGGAATGTTTTCGGGATTCTTATCTGCAATCACTTCTGTCACCTCTCTTTTCAGTAGAAGCTTAACTGCTGTCAAAACATCCGGGTCATCATCTACTATTAGTATACGGGCATGTTTCATATTTTCTAGCTTATAGCTCCCGGCAATGGCCGTCGGCCTTTTAATTTATTTCAAATGATCTCTTCTACAGAAATACGATTTTATCTCCATCTTGTAAATCTACAATTATACCATTATTAATAAAAGGCTGATAATCAGAAAAGCTTTCATTGACGCAATATTTAATCTGTACGCAAGCGCACATAAAGTGTCCGATATCGAACAGTGCATCTCGGCCGAAAAAGCTTAATAAGCTGATTATTAAATAGGTATTTTTATGGCACAAGCTTGTAGGCTAAATAGGTAACCGGAAAAACACCTGGTATTAACACGAAAATGGATAGAGCATTACCAAAAAAGAGATGGACAAATAAGCGGATCGCTACCTTAGTAGGGGTTGTCGGCATAGGAGCGTTAATTTTTTCAAGTTATTATTTTACTTCTGGAAATTCAAGGCTAAATGTGGATGCGGAGCGAATAACTTTATCAGAAGTTTCGGAAGGCCCCTTTAGAGAGTTCATTCCTGTAAATGGTATGGTGATGCCGATCAGCACGATTTATCTGGACGCTTCTGAAGGGGGGCGTGTAGAAGAAAGATTTGTTGAAGATGGAGCAGTTTTAAAAAAGGGAGATCCTATTATGCGCCTATCGAATACCGATTTAGAATTAAGCTTAGTGAATCAAGAGACTCAGGTGCTCAATCTATTGACCCAAGCGCAGATTTCAGAAACTCAAGCGCAGCAAGCTTCGATCAGTAACAAAAACAGCTTGGCTACCGCAAATAACGGACTAGTGGAGGCAAAGCGTGTATACGAGCTCAACAAACATCTTTATGAGCAAAAAGCCATTGGAAAACAGGAATATCAAGAGGCTTTGAATGAGTATAATTATCAGAAAGAGATGTATGAGTTAACCAAGCAAAATGTGATGCAAGACTCGATCATCAACCGCCGTAATATGGAACAAAGTAAACGTACCTATGGTAGTACAAATACATCTCTGGAACTAATGCGACGCAAGGTGGACGATCTCATCGTGAGAGCACCTGTTGACGGTCAGCTGACCGCTTTGGATGCAGAGATCGGTCAAAGCAAAGTACCGGGAGACCGTTTCGGCCAGATCGATGTCCTAAGCGGCTTTAAAGTGCGCGCCGATATTGATGAGCATTATATTTCACGTATTTATCCGGATCTAGATGGTGAGGTGGTCTTGTCTGGCAAAGCGTATAAATTGAAGATCAGGAAGGTATATACACAAGTATTAAACGGACGTTTTCAGGTGGATATGGAGTTTGAAGGTGATGTACCAAAAGGTATCCGTCGGGGGCAAACCTTACAGATTCGTCTGGCTTTGAGTGATGAGACAAAAGCAGTCTTACTGCCTAAGGGAGGATTCTATCAGCAAACGGGAGGTAATTGGGTATTTAAATTGAGTGCTGACGGAAAGACGGCCTACAGAGCAGATGTTCAATTAGGAAGACAAAACCCCGATTATTATGAAGTAATTCAAGGCTTAGAGCCCGGAGAAAAAGTAGTAACTTCAAGTTATGAAACCTATGATAAGGTACAGGAGTTAAACATTAAATAGTGATCCTCATCGTGCAGTCGATGAGTTATAAATAAAACGCTTAAGCATAAAAAATGATAAAAATAACTGACCTCCAAAAATTCTACCGTACAGAAGAAGTGGAAACGGTAGCATTGAACAATCTCAGCATTGAGGTTGAAAAAGGGGAATTTGTTGCGGTGATGGGCCCTTCTGGCTGTGGAAAATCAACGTTACTCAACATCGTAGGTCTCTTGGACGATCTTGATGAGGGTAGCTATCTTTTTAACGACATTGAAGTAGCCAAGTTCAATGAACGTAAACGTTCCGATCTGCGCAAACATAATATTGGCTTCGTTTTCCAGAGTTTTAATCTCATCGACGAGTTAACCGTTTTTGAGAATATAGAACTGCCTCTCATATATACCAAGGTGCCATCAGCTGAACGAAAAAAACGTGTAGAAGAAGTATTGGAAAAAGTACAGATCATGCATCGTCGCAATCATTTTCCTCAGCAGTTATCTGGGGGACAGCAGCAGCGTGTAGCGGTAGCCCGAGCAGTAGTGAACAACCCAAAGCTAATCCTTGCCGATGAGCCTACCGGTAACCTTGACTCCAATAACGGTAACGAGGTTATGCAGTTGTTAACGGAACTTAATGAGCAAGGCACGACTATCGTTATGGTGACACACAGCGAGCATGATGCCCGTTATAGCGACCGCATCATCCGCATGCTGGACGGGCAGGTTGTGATGAGCACTGTGGGATAGTTTTGTAAAACATTGTTATTTTATGCAACGTTTATTTCCATCTAGCGTCTTATAGATAAACACCAATGATATGAACAAAACTTTCCTTTTCTTTATTGCCTTTTGCAGCAGCTGTTTTTTGGCAATAGCCCAAGACTCAGGCACTCCCCATATCAATCAATCGCTTAGCGATGCTAATATCCGGTCGGTTGACCTGCAAACATCTGGTGGCAGTTTAACCGTTACTGGTGTAGCTGATGGAGAAGCCCGCCTGGAAGTATATGT
This Olivibacter sp. SDN3 DNA region includes the following protein-coding sequences:
- a CDS encoding 2-phosphosulfolactate phosphatase gives rise to the protein MLDTTRNIAVCLSPALLHLHDVKNSIVVVIDIFRASSSMCYGLANGAESIIPVAEVSTCAIYKDHGYLLAAERNGEIVDGFDFGNSPFSYTREKVAGRTIVLTTTNGTKAIHLSREAKRVVIGSFLNLTALCNWLDQQEENVLLVCAGWKDNFNLEDTAYAGAITENLGDKYQKADDASIMAENLYKTVKEDLSGFLAQSAHSQRLKKLNIQRDIDFCLQIDTLQTIPILQGDRLVELKD
- a CDS encoding low molecular weight protein-tyrosine-phosphatase; translation: MKILMVCLGNICRSPLAHGVLAHMVKEKELGWEIDSAGTGNWHIGQCPDKRSVAVAKKYGVDISQQRARQFNERDFARYDHILVMDRQNLRDVVALAKTAEEKTKVKLFLEDGIVPDPYYDDNLFETVYQLVASRCEVLIEELKD
- a CDS encoding PAS domain-containing sensor histidine kinase, which encodes MEEFAEAARYRDFTRFFPLQHAGPEIKPLRGAFNEINGVFKKISSERETQYQYLQKILELVSTAILSYDERTEKVIWMNEAFKELFNIPYLSKITGLHKRNPELYEKIMQIPSGETNLFTVPTPRGMLKLQLSASSFQTTEGHYRLVAFQNISEALDVTESQAWQKLLRVLTHEIMNSIAPISSLADTLKKRLEGLPNGEELDDIRLGTETIKRRSEGLLKFAETYRSLNKISQPTITTVYAADLFENLYQLMEPSLIQKNIELDIILKDPGLQLALDVNLIEQVLINLLLNAVEAVKSVENPYISVAALANNGNPQIKVTDNGSGIPQDLLENIFIPFFTTRKSGSGVGLTLSKQIMLVHKGNIAVHSEEGKGSIFTLQF
- a CDS encoding sigma-54 dependent transcriptional regulator; protein product: MKHARILIVDDDPDVLTAVKLLLKREVTEVIADKNPENIPAILSRDAIDLVLLDMNFKSAINTGNEGLFWLNRIKKIRPDMPVIMITAYGAIDLAVTSLKQGATDFIVKPWQNEQLLNVIADILNKKQSKKKPEPSKMMSSDLIGESEVMKLLLHKISKIAPTDANILILGENGTGKDVIADMIHRSSHRAAMPYVKVDVGALTDTLFESELFGHKKGAFTDAREDRLGRFEAADKGTLFLDEIGNISLQQQAKLLSVLQNRQVIPLGSNKSIPVDIRLLCATNMPLSALANENQFRKDLIYRINTVEVQVPPLRERGDDVLLLARHFVQRYALKYAKSVPELDRKTEEKLLRYHYPGNVRELQYSIERAIIMADGETLTPEDIIFSPIERNAPGKIDEQDEYNLVEMEKNTIMKVIEKHNGNISKASQELGLTRTALYRRLSKYNI
- a CDS encoding efflux RND transporter periplasmic adaptor subunit; amino-acid sequence: MDRALPKKRWTNKRIATLVGVVGIGALIFSSYYFTSGNSRLNVDAERITLSEVSEGPFREFIPVNGMVMPISTIYLDASEGGRVEERFVEDGAVLKKGDPIMRLSNTDLELSLVNQETQVLNLLTQAQISETQAQQASISNKNSLATANNGLVEAKRVYELNKHLYEQKAIGKQEYQEALNEYNYQKEMYELTKQNVMQDSIINRRNMEQSKRTYGSTNTSLELMRRKVDDLIVRAPVDGQLTALDAEIGQSKVPGDRFGQIDVLSGFKVRADIDEHYISRIYPDLDGEVVLSGKAYKLKIRKVYTQVLNGRFQVDMEFEGDVPKGIRRGQTLQIRLALSDETKAVLLPKGGFYQQTGGNWVFKLSADGKTAYRADVQLGRQNPDYYEVIQGLEPGEKVVTSSYETYDKVQELNIK
- a CDS encoding ABC transporter ATP-binding protein, with amino-acid sequence MIKITDLQKFYRTEEVETVALNNLSIEVEKGEFVAVMGPSGCGKSTLLNIVGLLDDLDEGSYLFNDIEVAKFNERKRSDLRKHNIGFVFQSFNLIDELTVFENIELPLIYTKVPSAERKKRVEEVLEKVQIMHRRNHFPQQLSGGQQQRVAVARAVVNNPKLILADEPTGNLDSNNGNEVMQLLTELNEQGTTIVMVTHSEHDARYSDRIIRMLDGQVVMSTVG